Within Spinacia oleracea cultivar Varoflay chromosome 4, BTI_SOV_V1, whole genome shotgun sequence, the genomic segment CAAATATGAACCGACCCGACaggaacccgacccgatatgaacccgacccgttaTGCACCGACCCGTTattaacccgacccgatatgaacccgtacCACATAACCCAAACCCGAACCGAACCGTTAATTTTTtaacccgacccgaaccgaaCCGATAGCAAAATAAACcgatttcaacccgaaccgatgaacccgaaccgaaaccgacccgatgacccgatttgacacccctaaaATTACTGCTTAACCTTTCCCAGACCTCGCAACATTTGTCACATAGATGAACCGTGCCATATAATTCATTCATCAACCAGCATCAAAGTAAACAAGTGCAAAATGTAGCATAAAATATCTTGATATGTCTATACCATCAATGTCTGGTAAAAAATCACAAAGATTGGCAAGAGTCTAAGGCTCCGTTTGTCCGTTTGGTTGAATGTAACACATTTTCAAGTAAAATAATattcatggaaaacaatttacattgtaaaacacattccaaaattaattttttgttgtttgattccatgtaagaaaaatgaaaggaaaaGTAAACAAGCAGTGAGAAGAGTGTACAAGAGAGATAAGGCaaaaggaaggaaaaaaaaaattcccttcattttggagggaaaatggtTTTCCATCATTGGGAGATCAATTTTACTCCTATGAATAATGGTTTTACACTCTTTCGCAAACCAAACAATGTAAAATTGAAAATAGATGAAAACCATTTTCCCGGAAAACGTATTACACGATTTACACCCCaccaaacagagcctaagtGTCTAACGGATATGCCATCTAGCTGCAAGATAACAATTCATCTCACATAGTACATATACCTTTTATTCACAAAAATGTGATCAAGATGTGTATAGCAGAAAAAAGAACTACCTATCTTGCAAATTTCACGAGCTCGAAATTTCTGATTACTGATTCTTCATCAAACATTAAATCCCTCAGCACGAAGGCATTGCTTATGCGCCTCGATCCACTTGCCACAAGCATCTTCACCATTCTGTACTATACATTCATCTCTCAGCTTCTTAGTTTCGGGGCACGCACAACAAATCTTCTTTTTCGGCTTTTGATCCTGCTCAGTAGTTTTCGTGATTGTTTTCGGGTTCTTTTGCTCTGCCGGTACACCTATACTTGAAGATGTAACTCCTCCCATGATTACAACCCTGTGAAAATTATAGAACATACAATTGGTAAATTGAAGATTAACTAACCAACCATCCACATTTCTCACAAGTTTTTAAAACGGGAATCATAAACCAACTAAATCATCAAAATATTAACTAATTTGATCGGATGAATATCAACATAGCAATCAAAACgatggagagagagagagaccgTAGTGAGAGAAACACAAACCCCCACCACTGGACTACGGTCAGCCGGAAAAAACCGAGAACAACCACCAACATAGCCCAAAAAACCTGCTTCATTAACTTCCTACCTGAAAACATAATCCGACAAGACCTCCATCACCTCTTCAGCCGGCACGGAGAAATCGAAAACATCCATATCCCGGCGGTAGCTCATCCCCACCGGAGGTACCGCTACGCCTTCGTCAAGTTCAGATCCAATGTCTCCCTGGTAAGAGCAATCAGAGGAGAAGACGGACGGGTAATGGGCAACAACCGAATCCGTACCCATCCGGCGAAGCGCGACAAAGCTTTTCCAACTGCGCCACCTCCAAACACCAACCCACACCACCAATTAAAAAAAACCCAAGAAAGACAAACCACCAAATTACCCCACTCATCCACAAGGGATCACAGATCCTACAAGGAAGTCTCCCTTAACCTAAAAAACAGTCAAACCAGAACCACAAAGAACATAAATCGAAACCACAACCcgaattgaatccaaaaaatcaaaacatcCCCCCCAATGGAACATCACCACAACCGGATTGCTTCAAATTCGTACCGAGTCGTGCGAGAAGAATGAGTTCCCGCATACTGGGTGAACAAATTGAAAACATCAGGGATGACCTGGTAGTTAAGGAGATAGAGGGCGAGGAATTTATCACCATAAAAGGAACAAAATCAACAGAAAATGCAGAAATTTTCAAAAGAAGCGCCATTGCAACGTCAAACTCTTCACTCTCATCAGACACCATACTTGAACACATACTATCAGAAGGGGTAACATGTCTCTCAATTAAACCGATGGGGGGTATGCTGCACCTATTAACATTTGAAACAATTGAGGACAAAACAGCTATGATAGAAAGTGAATGGCTCCACAGATGGTTTATGGACATTCGAAATGTCAATGAAGTGTGTGCTTCAAAATGGAGggaaacaaaaatcaaaatatatgGAGTACCACTGAATGGATGGGGATATGAGAATTTCTATAGAATTGGTTGCATATTTGGCAGGATATTATCTGTTGAGTACTCAGGTTTTGACTGTGCAAGAGTCACAATTCTAACAGATTGCCTATTCTCAATCAACTGTAAAATTgcaattgaaattgcggaactTCTACACATAGTATGCATCTCAGAGGAATGCCATTGCCCAAAA encodes:
- the LOC110802809 gene encoding uncharacterized protein isoform X1, whose product is MGTDSVVAHYPSVFSSDCSYQGDIGSELDEGVAVPPVGMSYRRDMDVFDFSVPAEEVMEVLSDYVFRVVIMGGVTSSSIGVPAEQKNPKTITKTTEQDQKPKKKICCACPETKKLRDECIVQNGEDACGKWIEAHKQCLRAEGFNV
- the LOC110802809 gene encoding cytochrome c oxidase copper chaperone 1-like isoform X2, encoding MFSGRKLMKQVFWAMLVVVLGFFRLTVVQWWGFVFLSLRVVIMGGVTSSSIGVPAEQKNPKTITKTTEQDQKPKKKICCACPETKKLRDECIVQNGEDACGKWIEAHKQCLRAEGFNV